One region of Bacillus pumilus genomic DNA includes:
- the serA gene encoding phosphoglycerate dehydrogenase — protein MFRVLVSDKMSNDGLLPLLESDFVEIVQKNVTEAEDELHTFDALLVRSATKVTKELYEKMTSLKIVGRAGVGVDNIDIDEATKHGVIVINAPNGNTISTAEHTFAMISSLMRHIPQANISVKSKEWNRGAYVGAELYGKSLGIVGLGRIGSEIAQRARAFGMTVNVFDPFLTKERAEKIGVNAKSLDEVLEVSDIITVHTPLTKETRGLLNKETIAKTKKGVRLVNCARGGIIDERDLLEALESGHVAGAALDVFEVEPPTDNPLVDHPLVIATPHLGASTKEAQLNVAAQVSEEVLQFAKGLPVMSSINLPAMTKDEYKKIQPYHQFAGKLGRLVSQSMREPVKEVGISYEGSISKLETSFITKSLLSGFLKERVDSTVNEVNAGMVAKERGISFSEKISSSESGYENSISIEVKGDLSTFTLKATYIPHLGERVVSINGFNIDFYPDGHLVYIQHTDAPGVIGKVGQILGDHDVNIATMQVGRKEKGGEAIMMLSFDKHLEDEIVKELTEVHDILSVRLIDL, from the coding sequence ATGTTTCGAGTATTAGTCTCAGATAAGATGAGCAATGATGGTCTTTTACCACTTTTAGAATCAGATTTTGTTGAAATTGTCCAAAAAAATGTAACAGAAGCAGAAGATGAATTACACACATTTGATGCCTTACTTGTCAGAAGTGCGACGAAAGTGACCAAAGAGCTTTATGAAAAAATGACTTCATTAAAAATTGTCGGCCGTGCCGGTGTGGGAGTAGACAATATTGATATTGATGAAGCAACCAAGCATGGCGTCATTGTCATCAATGCACCAAACGGTAATACGATCTCCACAGCTGAGCATACATTTGCGATGATCTCTTCACTCATGCGTCATATTCCACAAGCCAATATTTCTGTGAAATCAAAAGAATGGAACAGAGGTGCATATGTTGGTGCTGAGCTTTATGGAAAATCTCTTGGGATTGTTGGACTTGGCAGAATCGGAAGCGAAATTGCCCAGCGTGCAAGAGCATTTGGCATGACAGTCAACGTATTTGACCCGTTTCTGACAAAGGAACGCGCAGAAAAAATCGGTGTCAATGCCAAGTCACTTGATGAAGTACTCGAAGTATCAGATATTATCACTGTACATACCCCGTTAACAAAAGAAACAAGAGGACTTCTCAATAAAGAAACAATTGCAAAAACGAAAAAAGGCGTTCGCCTAGTGAACTGTGCACGCGGTGGTATTATTGACGAGCGTGACCTTCTTGAAGCGCTTGAAAGCGGCCATGTTGCAGGAGCTGCACTCGATGTATTTGAGGTAGAACCTCCTACTGATAATCCGCTTGTAGACCATCCGCTCGTCATTGCGACTCCGCATCTTGGCGCATCGACGAAGGAAGCACAATTAAATGTAGCGGCGCAAGTATCTGAAGAAGTACTTCAATTTGCAAAAGGACTCCCTGTTATGTCATCGATTAACCTACCAGCGATGACAAAAGACGAGTACAAAAAAATTCAGCCTTATCATCAGTTTGCAGGAAAGCTCGGACGTCTTGTATCTCAATCAATGAGAGAACCTGTAAAAGAAGTAGGCATCTCTTACGAAGGCTCTATTTCAAAACTCGAAACATCCTTTATTACAAAAAGTCTTCTGTCAGGCTTTTTAAAAGAGCGTGTTGATTCGACTGTAAATGAAGTCAATGCTGGAATGGTGGCAAAAGAACGCGGCATTAGCTTTAGTGAAAAGATTTCTTCTAGCGAATCTGGTTACGAAAACAGCATTTCTATTGAAGTCAAAGGCGACCTTTCAACCTTTACTCTAAAAGCAACCTATATCCCACATTTAGGAGAACGCGTTGTTTCCATTAATGGATTTAATATTGATTTTTATCCAGATGGACACCTTGTCTACATCCAGCATACTGATGCACCTGGTGTAATTGGAAAGGTTGGACAAATTTTAGGCGACCATGATGTCAACATTGCGACAATGCAGGTAGGACGTAAAGAAAAAGGCGGCGAAGCCATCATGATGCTTTCTTTCGACAAGCATCTTGAGGACGAAATTGTCAAAGAATTAACCGAAGTGCACGATATACTTTCTGTCCGTCTGATCGACCTATAA
- a CDS encoding M23 family metallopeptidase, which produces MKRYCFICASCFLMIFSPVAYAQETSEWVEPIKGEVTDLFGTRGGSHMGLDIAAPEGESIFAASEGEVSRSYVSATYGEVVFIQHPNGYETVYAHLHERFVKKGDHVEAGQPIGIIGNTGASRGTHLHFEVHRGHWSVSKEDAVDPLTIIAMDRFQEPALHVNGQENNTYLIKQGDTLWSIAKEHEMTVEQLKQINELTTHLIRTGDRLMVSKK; this is translated from the coding sequence ATGAAAAGGTATTGCTTCATATGTGCCAGCTGTTTTTTGATGATCTTCTCGCCTGTTGCTTATGCACAGGAAACAAGCGAATGGGTGGAGCCGATAAAAGGAGAAGTCACAGATTTGTTTGGGACAAGAGGCGGCTCGCACATGGGATTAGATATAGCTGCGCCAGAAGGAGAATCCATCTTTGCTGCAAGTGAAGGTGAGGTCTCGCGTTCGTATGTATCTGCTACTTATGGTGAGGTTGTGTTTATCCAGCATCCAAATGGATATGAAACCGTCTATGCACATTTACACGAGCGGTTTGTTAAAAAGGGTGACCATGTAGAAGCAGGACAGCCGATCGGCATTATCGGCAACACAGGGGCGTCTAGAGGCACTCATTTGCATTTTGAGGTGCACAGGGGGCATTGGTCAGTCAGCAAAGAAGATGCGGTAGATCCACTCACAATCATTGCAATGGATCGCTTCCAAGAGCCGGCCCTACATGTAAACGGACAAGAGAACAATACATATCTCATTAAACAAGGAGATACCCTTTGGTCGATTGCAAAGGAGCATGAGATGACTGTGGAACAATTGAAACAGATCAATGAGCTGACCACTCATCTCATCCGAACGGGAGATCGTTTAATGGTTTCAAAAAAATAA
- the sigX gene encoding RNA polymerase sigma factor SigX, whose translation MHETFQKIYDSYHQDLYQFLFYMVKDKNQAEDLVQEVYIRVLHSYKTFEGRSSEKTWLFSIARHVAIDWFRKQQTIRQRVLGTFDWDKQDVKDPDLLPDELAVQDENVKEIYAALDQCTIDQRAVIILRFIQGYSIMETAKALKFSESKVKTTQHRGLKVLRKHMELLKEELVNENEQVRLERRTNQGVTKSASKGGGQPFI comes from the coding sequence ATGCATGAAACCTTTCAAAAAATATATGATTCGTACCATCAAGATTTGTACCAGTTTTTATTTTATATGGTTAAAGATAAAAATCAGGCAGAGGATCTCGTTCAGGAGGTTTACATCCGGGTACTTCACTCATATAAAACTTTTGAAGGAAGAAGCAGCGAGAAAACATGGCTGTTTTCAATTGCGAGGCATGTGGCAATTGATTGGTTTCGCAAACAGCAAACCATTAGACAACGGGTACTCGGCACGTTTGATTGGGATAAGCAGGATGTTAAGGACCCAGACTTGCTCCCAGACGAACTAGCTGTACAGGATGAAAATGTAAAAGAAATCTATGCCGCACTTGATCAGTGCACGATTGATCAACGAGCTGTCATCATTTTAAGATTTATCCAGGGCTACTCAATCATGGAGACGGCAAAGGCGCTAAAGTTCTCGGAAAGCAAAGTCAAAACAACGCAGCACCGAGGCCTGAAAGTGCTCCGAAAACATATGGAGCTTTTGAAGGAGGAGCTAGTGAATGAAAACGAACAGGTCCGATTGGAGCGAAGAACGAATCAAGGTGTTACTAAGTCAGCTTCCAAAGGTGGAGGACAACCGTTCATCTAA
- a CDS encoding ATP-binding protein — MKLWKSVVGKLWLTILFLVLIVLSILTVLLLEFIENYHVEEAKSDLTQMANKVAVILESHDDQSLARSITSELADKLTSIAIIQEDGLEWYSSEKDGKLPAITKKQIEADGDLNQALKDRKKISKRAEPNAGNHKDERIVVGVPFEANGKKGMVFLSQSLLAVEQTTKHTTRYIFLAAGIAIVLTTIFAFFLSTRVTYPLRKMKEGAQDLAKGKFDTKIPILTQDEIGELAIAFNQMGKQLKFHITALNQEKEHLSNILSSMADGVITINIDGTILMTNPPAERFLQAWYYEQNMKIKDGDELPPEARELFHTAVSTEKEQMIEVTLQGRTWVLLMSPLYNQQDVRGAVAVLRDMTEERRLDKLRKDFIANVSHELRTPIAMLQGYSEAIVDDIAGSEEEKKEIAQIIYDESLRMGRLVNDLLDLARMEAGHITLNLESTDTEELTEKIYRKFLGIAKEKQVDLTYDIQVDEPYFVLDPDKIEQVFTNLIDNAIRHTPEGGEVHFSVQSVESGLKMDVKDSGSGIPEEDLPFIFERFYKADKARTRGRSGTGLGLAIVKNIVEAHQGSIHAHSKAGTGTHFTFYIPRKKQELV, encoded by the coding sequence ATGAAACTGTGGAAAAGTGTCGTTGGAAAGCTATGGTTAACCATTCTCTTCCTCGTCCTAATCGTTTTATCTATTTTAACCGTGCTTCTTTTAGAGTTTATTGAAAATTACCATGTAGAAGAAGCAAAGTCAGATTTAACGCAAATGGCAAATAAAGTGGCGGTCATTTTAGAAAGCCACGACGATCAATCGCTCGCAAGGTCGATTACATCAGAGCTTGCTGACAAATTGACGAGTATTGCGATTATCCAAGAGGACGGGCTAGAGTGGTATTCGTCTGAAAAAGACGGGAAGCTTCCTGCGATTACAAAGAAACAAATTGAAGCAGACGGTGATTTGAATCAAGCACTAAAAGATCGTAAAAAAATCAGTAAACGTGCAGAACCAAATGCAGGCAATCACAAAGATGAACGAATTGTCGTCGGTGTTCCATTTGAGGCAAACGGAAAAAAAGGCATGGTCTTTCTTTCTCAATCATTACTCGCGGTAGAGCAAACAACGAAACATACGACGCGTTATATCTTCCTAGCAGCCGGAATTGCCATTGTTCTGACCACTATTTTCGCGTTCTTCTTATCAACACGTGTCACTTATCCTCTTAGAAAGATGAAAGAGGGAGCACAGGATCTGGCGAAAGGGAAATTTGATACAAAGATTCCTATATTAACGCAAGATGAAATTGGAGAACTGGCCATCGCCTTTAATCAAATGGGCAAGCAGCTTAAGTTTCATATCACAGCCTTAAATCAAGAAAAAGAACATTTGTCCAATATTTTAAGCAGTATGGCCGATGGTGTGATCACCATCAATATTGATGGAACGATCCTCATGACGAATCCTCCTGCAGAACGATTCTTGCAGGCATGGTATTACGAGCAAAATATGAAGATCAAAGATGGAGATGAACTGCCTCCAGAAGCGAGAGAACTATTTCATACAGCCGTCAGTACAGAAAAAGAGCAAATGATTGAAGTCACACTGCAAGGACGTACTTGGGTTCTTCTCATGTCTCCGCTTTATAATCAGCAGGACGTTAGGGGAGCAGTTGCGGTCCTTCGTGATATGACAGAGGAACGAAGACTTGATAAGCTGAGAAAAGACTTCATTGCCAATGTCAGTCATGAACTTCGTACTCCAATTGCTATGCTGCAAGGATATAGTGAGGCGATTGTAGATGATATTGCTGGCTCAGAAGAGGAAAAGAAAGAGATTGCGCAAATTATTTACGACGAATCACTTCGAATGGGACGTCTTGTGAACGATCTTCTAGACCTAGCGAGAATGGAAGCTGGCCATATTACACTTAATCTTGAATCAACAGATACAGAAGAGCTGACCGAGAAGATTTACCGCAAGTTTCTTGGTATAGCAAAAGAAAAGCAAGTTGATCTCACATATGACATTCAAGTGGATGAACCGTACTTTGTACTCGATCCGGATAAGATTGAACAGGTGTTTACGAATCTCATTGATAACGCGATTCGTCATACACCAGAGGGCGGAGAGGTTCACTTCTCGGTTCAATCGGTGGAAAGCGGTTTGAAAATGGATGTGAAAGATTCAGGAAGCGGAATCCCAGAAGAGGATCTGCCATTTATTTTCGAACGTTTCTATAAAGCGGATAAGGCAAGAACAAGAGGGCGTTCTGGTACTGGACTTGGCCTTGCGATTGTGAAGAACATCGTAGAAGCACATCAAGGTTCCATTCATGCACATAGCAAAGCGGGTACAGGTACACACTTTACCTTTTATATTCCGAGAAAAAAGCAGGAACTCGTCTAA